One genomic segment of Gemmatimonadales bacterium includes these proteins:
- a CDS encoding ABC transporter ATP-binding protein, with product MKPIVRLEDAVFTYPGRRVPALRGLTLEIRRGEVTCVTGPMGAGTSTLLLVAAGFAPRLTGGTLAGTREILAARPGIVFATPWTQLTGICHTVADEVAFGPASHGLPAERVRADARRAMEQLGVAHLAARDPATLSGGELQRVVVASAFALEPDLLVLDDPAAELDPEGADVLYALFRTLAAAGVAVLVATPDRDRAARTASRAIVLEDGHVVADGPPAATLDGTDVAEIARGAGCPSPLPLDVDGLMARLAR from the coding sequence GTGAAGCCGATCGTGCGGCTCGAGGATGCGGTGTTCACGTACCCCGGACGTCGAGTGCCCGCGCTCAGGGGTCTTACGCTCGAGATCCGGCGCGGCGAGGTGACGTGCGTGACGGGGCCGATGGGGGCAGGAACGTCCACGCTTCTGCTGGTCGCGGCCGGCTTCGCGCCGCGACTCACCGGCGGCACGCTGGCCGGCACGCGCGAGATCCTGGCCGCGCGACCCGGCATCGTGTTCGCGACCCCCTGGACGCAGCTCACCGGCATCTGCCACACCGTCGCGGACGAAGTAGCGTTCGGCCCCGCGTCGCACGGCCTGCCTGCCGAACGGGTGCGCGCCGACGCGCGCCGCGCGATGGAGCAGCTCGGCGTGGCGCATCTGGCCGCGCGCGATCCCGCCACGCTCTCCGGCGGCGAGCTTCAGCGCGTCGTCGTCGCCTCGGCGTTCGCGCTCGAGCCGGACCTGCTGGTGCTCGACGACCCGGCGGCGGAATTGGACCCCGAGGGCGCCGATGTGCTCTACGCTCTTTTTCGGACGCTAGCGGCCGCGGGGGTCGCCGTCCTGGTCGCGACTCCTGACCGGGACCGCGCGGCCCGCACGGCAAGCCGCGCGATCGTGCTCGAGGACGGCCACGTGGTGGCGGACGGACCGCCGGCCGCCACACTGGATGGGACGGACGTCGCGGAGATCGCGCGGGGGGCGGGGTGTCCCTCACCGCTTCCGCTCGACGTGGACGGACTCATGGCGAGGTTGGCGCGATGA
- a CDS encoding energy-coupling factor transporter transmembrane component T, with translation MIGYVPGHSPLHRAHPYTPLAAASAVLLLAFSVSTPPAISIVVVAAVALALAGGAARAIVRPMLVLVLPTWLLLLVLHGVLGGDPHFALGPVNLSEPGVRRALVLGGRVTAIVIAFLTALATVSPPRLVEAMTAKGVPFGRIFLLVSTLTLVPRIRARAAQILDAQQCRGLRIGGSPAARLRALVPLVLPLVLGALAEVDEQVLALDSRGASSGARRTALDPPPDLPAERALRWTLAALVIAAYAAKFAGAGA, from the coding sequence ATGATCGGCTACGTCCCCGGCCATTCGCCTTTGCACCGCGCGCACCCGTACACGCCGCTCGCCGCCGCGAGCGCCGTGCTCCTCCTCGCGTTCTCCGTATCGACTCCACCCGCGATCTCGATCGTGGTCGTGGCCGCCGTAGCGCTGGCGCTGGCGGGCGGCGCGGCCCGCGCCATCGTCCGGCCCATGCTCGTCCTGGTGCTGCCCACCTGGCTGCTGCTGCTCGTCCTGCACGGTGTTCTGGGTGGCGACCCGCACTTCGCCTTGGGACCGGTGAACCTGTCCGAGCCGGGCGTGCGCCGGGCGCTGGTGCTCGGGGGGCGCGTCACGGCGATCGTCATCGCGTTCCTCACGGCGCTCGCCACGGTCTCGCCGCCGCGTCTGGTGGAGGCGATGACGGCTAAGGGAGTACCGTTCGGCCGGATCTTCCTGCTGGTCTCCACGCTCACGCTGGTGCCCCGGATCCGCGCGCGCGCCGCGCAGATCCTGGACGCACAGCAGTGCCGAGGACTCCGCATCGGTGGGTCGCCGGCCGCGCGGTTGAGGGCTCTCGTCCCGCTGGTGCTGCCGCTGGTTTTGGGAGCGCTCGCGGAGGTGGACGAACAGGTGCTCGCGCTCGACTCGCGCGGGGCGTCGTCAGGAGCCCGCCGCACCGCCCTGGATCCGCCGCCTGACTTGCCGGCCGAGCGGGCGCTGCGGTGGACGCTGGCCGCCCTGGTGATCGCGGCATACGCGGCGAAGTTCGCGGGAGCGGGAGCGTGA
- a CDS encoding oligopeptide transporter, OPT family: protein ESIAAGVAFTLPALIFLGFNLDVSRVFIVALCGGILGVLFMIPLRRTLIVKEHGNLLYPEGAACADVLVAGERGGRFAGRVFMGFGVGAVYKFLHEGLHLWRAQPTYDPTWYSGARIAGTTTPEYLGVGYIIGPRVAGTIFAGGVLSWLVIIPLIKFFGLHIPTPIFPGTIPIGDMAPNQIWNAYIRSIGAGAVTTAGLITLGRTLPTIIDSLRAGLKDFTDSRSGRQVTRLRTEDDLPITIVVGGSTVLMLVIWALLSFNINPGHTLANGFASLLIVVFGFLFVTVSSRITGLIGSSSNPISGMTIATLMATCLIFVLIGWTGAAWPAVALSVGGVVCVAAANAGATSQDLKTGFLIGATPWRQQVALIVGALASVLVIGFTLTYLNKTYTRQEARVIENVTVTAEMKDLGPVDFNGKSYHLLNVLGSRTIPDGRYYFDPAARRIEFQEQPGIGSPDMPAPQATLMTTVINGILNRNLQWGLVLFGVFIVVVLELCGVRSLAFAVGSYLPISTTAPIFAGGVVRWLVERKTGAAKAGEGEVSSGSLTAAGLIAGGAIAGLLLVGPMDASRTAQAAAAQRAGQTIAPDAVAYDMGAQWWPSLAGNSLLALVVFIALGFFLYTLARKKLETSEG from the coding sequence CGAGAGCATCGCCGCCGGCGTCGCGTTCACGCTCCCGGCCCTGATCTTCCTCGGTTTCAACCTCGACGTGAGCCGGGTTTTCATCGTCGCGCTGTGCGGCGGCATCCTCGGCGTGCTGTTCATGATCCCGCTCCGGCGGACTCTGATCGTGAAGGAGCACGGGAACCTGCTTTATCCCGAGGGCGCGGCGTGCGCCGACGTGCTGGTGGCGGGCGAGCGGGGCGGCCGCTTCGCCGGACGCGTCTTCATGGGCTTCGGCGTGGGGGCCGTCTACAAGTTCCTGCACGAAGGGCTCCATCTCTGGCGGGCTCAGCCGACGTACGATCCGACGTGGTATTCGGGCGCCCGGATCGCGGGGACCACGACGCCCGAGTATCTCGGCGTGGGCTACATCATCGGCCCGCGCGTGGCAGGAACGATCTTCGCCGGCGGCGTCCTGTCCTGGCTCGTGATCATCCCGCTCATCAAGTTCTTCGGCCTGCACATCCCGACGCCGATCTTCCCCGGCACGATCCCGATCGGCGACATGGCGCCCAACCAGATCTGGAACGCGTACATCCGCTCCATCGGCGCTGGCGCGGTCACGACCGCGGGGCTCATCACCCTGGGCCGCACGCTCCCCACGATCATCGATTCGCTGCGCGCCGGTCTAAAGGATTTCACCGACTCGCGCAGCGGCCGGCAGGTGACGCGCCTGCGCACCGAGGACGACCTTCCTATCACGATCGTGGTCGGCGGCTCGACGGTGCTGATGCTGGTGATCTGGGCGCTGCTCTCGTTCAACATCAACCCTGGGCACACGCTCGCTAACGGCTTTGCGTCACTCCTCATCGTGGTGTTCGGGTTCCTCTTCGTGACGGTCTCGAGCCGCATCACCGGCCTCATCGGCAGCTCGTCGAATCCCATCTCCGGGATGACCATCGCCACGCTGATGGCGACGTGCCTCATCTTCGTGCTGATCGGGTGGACGGGGGCGGCGTGGCCCGCGGTGGCGCTCTCCGTCGGCGGCGTGGTGTGCGTCGCCGCGGCAAACGCCGGCGCCACCTCACAGGACCTCAAGACCGGCTTCCTCATAGGTGCCACGCCGTGGCGCCAACAGGTGGCGCTGATAGTGGGCGCCCTGGCGTCGGTGCTGGTCATCGGTTTCACGCTCACCTACCTCAACAAGACCTATACGCGGCAGGAAGCCCGCGTCATCGAGAACGTCACCGTCACGGCCGAGATGAAGGACCTCGGCCCGGTGGACTTCAACGGCAAGTCGTACCACCTGCTCAACGTCCTCGGCTCGCGCACGATCCCCGACGGCCGGTACTACTTCGACCCCGCCGCGCGGCGCATCGAGTTCCAGGAGCAGCCGGGCATCGGCTCGCCGGACATGCCGGCTCCGCAGGCGACGCTGATGACCACGGTGATCAACGGGATCCTGAACCGGAACCTCCAGTGGGGCCTGGTGCTCTTCGGCGTGTTCATCGTCGTCGTGCTAGAGCTGTGCGGGGTGCGGTCGCTGGCCTTCGCGGTCGGGTCCTATCTACCCATTTCCACCACCGCCCCGATCTTCGCGGGAGGCGTCGTACGCTGGCTGGTAGAAAGGAAGACGGGCGCCGCGAAGGCAGGCGAAGGTGAAGTGTCGAGCGGCTCGCTCACCGCCGCGGGCCTCATCGCGGGCGGCGCCATCGCCGGCCTGCTCCTGGTGGGGCCGATGGACGCGTCCCGGACGGCGCAGGCGGCCGCCGCGCAGCGCGCCGGCCAGACCATCGCGCCCGACGCGGTGGCCTACGACATGGGCGCCCAGTGGTGGCCAAGCCTGGCGGGCAACAGCCTGCTCGCGCTGGTCGTGTTCATAGCGCTGGGATTCTTCCTGTACACTCTGGCGCGGAAGAAACTCGAGACCTCGGAGGGGTGA
- a CDS encoding YceI family protein: MNARRVRIIILASAVMLSGSGLQAQGAPPAPASGLLHYTIDTVHSSVSFKVRHLGVSWVAGNFRSFSGAFDFDSVNVERSAVTARIGTASVDTDNERRDGDLKQNYLQVDSFPEMTFTSRRVERVDATHLRVMGDLTLHGVTRPVTLQTELTGMNALRRQTPDGRTVVNRLAAFTATTTISRREFGITINRLVDAVAVVGDEVRITIEVEARAAPPTP; this comes from the coding sequence ATGAACGCTCGCAGGGTCCGGATCATTATCCTCGCGTCCGCCGTCATGTTGTCGGGGAGCGGCCTCCAGGCGCAGGGCGCGCCACCCGCGCCCGCCTCGGGCCTGCTCCACTACACCATCGACACGGTCCACAGCAGCGTGTCGTTCAAAGTGCGGCACCTGGGCGTCTCCTGGGTCGCCGGCAACTTCCGCTCGTTCTCGGGGGCCTTCGACTTCGACTCGGTCAACGTCGAGCGCTCGGCCGTCACGGCACGCATCGGCACCGCCAGCGTCGACACCGACAACGAGCGCCGCGACGGGGACCTCAAGCAGAACTATCTACAGGTGGACTCGTTCCCGGAGATGACCTTCACGAGCCGCCGAGTGGAACGGGTGGACGCCACGCACCTGCGCGTCATGGGGGACCTCACACTCCATGGCGTCACGCGCCCCGTGACGCTCCAGACCGAGTTGACGGGAATGAACGCCCTGCGCCGTCAGACGCCGGACGGCCGCACCGTGGTGAACCGGCTGGCGGCGTTCACCGCGACCACTACCATCAGCCGCCGCGAGTTCGGTATCACCATCAACCGGCTCGTGGATGCAGTAGCGGTGGTGGGCGACGAGGTGCGGATCACCATCGAGGTCGAGGCGCGCGCCGCTCCGCCGACGCCGTGA
- a CDS encoding ABC transporter ATP-binding protein, with protein sequence MIGVGARLEDVHCGYGGGDVLRGVSLDVAAGESVALLGANGAGKTTLTRLLVGLIRPSAGRVTVGDWDAGTKRPDEMARRVGYAFQHADQQLFARTVREDVAFGPLSLGLSKDGVAWAMDELDLLAVAEVHPYDLPAPARKLVTLAGVLAMRPGLLVLDEPTAGFDRKRRELVIGALRRRLAEGVTVLVVSHDLGFVAEIAERIAVMKEGAIAADSPARELLRDVDALGALGLAPPPAAALGLRLALPGAPVRIAECAEALRGARWRAAGV encoded by the coding sequence ATGATCGGCGTCGGCGCGCGGCTGGAGGACGTTCACTGCGGCTACGGCGGAGGGGACGTGCTGCGCGGCGTCTCGCTCGATGTCGCGGCCGGGGAATCCGTCGCTCTGCTCGGCGCAAACGGGGCGGGGAAGACGACGCTCACGCGACTGCTCGTCGGACTGATCCGACCGAGTGCCGGACGCGTCACGGTCGGCGACTGGGACGCGGGCACTAAGCGGCCGGACGAGATGGCGCGGCGCGTGGGCTACGCCTTCCAGCACGCCGATCAGCAGCTGTTCGCCCGCACCGTGCGCGAGGATGTGGCGTTCGGCCCGCTCTCTCTCGGCTTGTCGAAGGACGGCGTAGCCTGGGCGATGGACGAGCTGGACCTCCTAGCAGTCGCGGAGGTGCACCCATACGACCTGCCGGCTCCAGCTCGCAAACTCGTGACGCTCGCCGGCGTGCTCGCGATGCGGCCGGGCCTGCTGGTGCTCGACGAGCCGACGGCGGGCTTCGACCGCAAGCGCCGGGAGCTCGTCATCGGTGCGCTCCGGCGCCGCCTCGCGGAGGGCGTCACAGTGCTCGTCGTGTCGCACGATCTCGGCTTCGTGGCGGAGATCGCGGAGCGCATCGCCGTGATGAAAGAAGGCGCGATCGCGGCGGACAGTCCCGCGCGGGAGCTGCTGCGCGACGTGGACGCCCTCGGCGCGCTCGGGCTGGCGCCGCCGCCCGCCGCGGCACTCGGCCTCAGGCTGGCGCTGCCCGGCGCGCCGGTGCGGATCGCGGAATGCGCGGAGGCGTTGCGTGGGGCGCGTTGGAGGGCGGCCGGGGTGTGA
- the arsN2 gene encoding arsenic resistance N-acetyltransferase ArsN2: MPARVPVPAKPADAPAVTVLLAEAKLPVADLSADRMAGFLMVRSGELLEGVVALEEYGASGLLRSLAVAPATRGTGLGKHLVAALEDRARGRGIAELWLLTTTAAGFFAKAGYRVAERSSAPEAVRGSTEFASLCPSSAVCMVKVL, from the coding sequence GTGCCCGCGCGAGTCCCCGTCCCCGCCAAGCCCGCCGACGCGCCTGCCGTAACGGTGTTGCTCGCCGAGGCGAAGCTCCCGGTCGCCGATCTCTCGGCGGACCGAATGGCCGGATTCCTGATGGTCCGCAGCGGCGAGCTGTTGGAGGGGGTAGTGGCGCTCGAGGAGTACGGCGCCAGCGGCCTCCTGCGCTCGCTCGCGGTGGCGCCGGCGACCCGCGGGACGGGCCTGGGCAAGCATCTCGTCGCCGCGCTGGAGGATCGCGCCCGGGGACGCGGCATCGCGGAGCTGTGGCTGCTGACCACGACCGCCGCCGGTTTCTTCGCGAAGGCGGGCTACCGGGTGGCCGAGCGCTCCAGCGCGCCGGAGGCGGTGCGGGGATCGACCGAGTTCGCGAGTCTCTGCCCGTCGTCGGCCGTCTGCATGGTGAAGGTCCTCTGA